The sequence below is a genomic window from Dioscorea cayenensis subsp. rotundata cultivar TDr96_F1 chromosome 6, TDr96_F1_v2_PseudoChromosome.rev07_lg8_w22 25.fasta, whole genome shotgun sequence.
AGGGATTGGTTGCGAGTGATTTCATCCAATAAAGACCGCAATGTCTATGAGTTGAGATACTTCAACATCGCCGAGAATGAGGCCGAAGAGGAGTAATTTTACGCAATATTTGCTTTGTAGTCAACAATTTTGTGTCCTCACTTGATCATGCATGTGTTACACGCCACATTTTGTTGGTTCTAtggatttaatttgaatatcTTCTCATCCATGAGAAGCATAATCAGTTGTTTTTTCCCTTAAAAGTATTTTGTGCTTGTGTGCATTTCTCATGGACAGAACTGCTTCTCTTACTCTTTCAGACAGACTTTGTCATGTTTGCAGATAAACTCTCATCCTGAGAGtaagagtatttttttttaatgacaattatttgttttagttCCGAAAGTTTGAATTAGGGGTGGGAAAAATCCTTTTTTAATTAGGTTGTCTGgatgttttaatttaatcaaatttttaaagtatatttaaattcactcaaatattaaattatataaaaataatttaatttacattaaatgtaaaaaagataaaatcaataatctaaaacttacttaaaatatatagaaaaaaataatatttgttagaAGTTTTTGAAAAGATAGGATTTAAAATAGGTGGGTTTTAGATtataatcttttaaaattttagaagtaaAATAACTCAGTTGTTCAAATTTTTCATGTCTTGACTTTATCAAGAATTTAAATTCGGACAACTAATTTATGTCCGCACCCTGACCCGtattagtaaaatttttattcaaacccatttTATATTCTAGATCAGACAGAGTGATGGATCCAATCAGAGTATTGTCACCCTCGTTTGAatactttaaaatttatgttgGTTTTTATGGTAAGCAATTAAAATAAGCAACACATGTCCCACGTGTGGTCAGCGATGTCCACTGGTTTCTTTGTcttttgcaaaatttttaaCCTTTAACACATGTCGCTATTAatttacatcaataaaaatggACAATGATATCAGTGGtcatcttttattaattattatgctCTAggagataattttattttcatcttagTTCTAGTCCACTTGATCATTAAAGTGAGTCACTTGAGTTCACATGATGACTTATACACATTGCATCAATTATTAAAGTCATGAATAGCTTTAATTAAGATATatttcacacatatatatatatatatatatatatatatatgaatgaggACTGAACATCctatagatttaaaatttagaaacacccacaatatttattatatagtaATTCAAAGTTAGATTTATtcataaacaatattaaaacaGTGTCAAACTATGTTACACACtgataataaaatagtaaatttatGCGGTATTAACATTGAAACCATGAATATCTTTAATTAagatatatttcatatatatatatacatgaggaCGAAACACCCTATAGATTTGAAATTTAGGGACACCCACAATATTTGATGTATAATAATCCAAAGTTAgatctattaaaaaataatagtaaaatagTATCAAATAGTATTATACAGTACTCATAGCaatatatttatacaatattaatactaaaactatgaataattttaattaagatatatttcatatatatatatatatatatatacatgaggaTGGAAACACCCATAGATTTGAAATTTAGGGACACTCACAATATCGGTTGTATAGTAATCCAAAGGTAGAtctattcataaataatatgtataatatccaaatatctctcttctcttttggttattttacttaaaaatacgtctcactaatccctctacttttgaaatgaCTTAATTTAGTctctttatcttaattttttcgCATATAGTCCTTCTACCTTGAAAAATACAGTCAATAATTGgtctattttagagtagaaagGACTAAATAGAACCATTTTCAAGTGacaagagtagagggaccaaatagaaagattgagaaaaatagagggactaattcgggtattatatctaaataatattaaaacagTATCAATAGTATTACATAgtaattataaacaataaatttatataatattaatataaaaaataagtttgatCATTATCTGACAGCTATAAACGAGACGGTAAATGAACATCTTTATTTTGCTAcgtgatgaatatatatatatatgtatatcatattttataaataattaaatattatatatatgtatatataaataaatcacaaggctcataattattttgtttgattattttttggTCTACTATTCCAGAGGCTACATAAGTACTTAATCCTTTACTATCACTAGGCTGGTATGTTTTAGTTTCTTCCAAAGCTTTTAGATAAGACTTTTTACCGTAGTTACCCATTATGTGGTACTTAAatgttttaattctttatttatattttaaagaaacAGAGCGTTAGTGAATCTCAAATGTGAGCGTGAATTTTTGGTTGGATTTCAGTCTGCGCATTTCCACGAGGTTCGTATGATCTCGCTCCAGCCGGAATCTCCGAGGAATCTCGCAGGAATACGGCGAGACGGATTCCCGCCGACGGCCGGACTCCTTTCGCTGGTTCTGGATTCGAGACCAGGTTCCACTTTCTCCGCCCCTACGTTTAATTCCAGGAATTTGTCTGAAATTTGGTGATTTTTTGGGTTCTTATCATCTAAAAATTTGTTCTTGTGCTCTATTTTGaatgttgttttggttttggatCTTTTCTCTTGATGTTTTTTCATGGAATTATTTTGGATTTCGACTTGTTGGGTTGAATCGGTGAGAGAAAAGGAGTTGGTCGCTGTCTGTGTTTGTTGTCtaactttttctttgttggaGAGTGATTTTGATATATTGCCTGAATTTCAATTTTAGAGAAGTTTTGTTTGTTAATAAACCAGATTATGTACCTCACAGAAGCCAAATTGTTAATCTGCAATCACATCTCCAGCCGTGGGAAGCATAAAGGTACCCAAAAATATACTGGCATGCATTTTTACCTCTTCTAAAAATAGGCAAATCAGCAGCCGCAAATGGACAAAAAATTGGACTTTTGTTGTGTGTGTTCTTTCTTAATATTAATCATATGATACTTGGAAACTTTTTTGATAGCGAACTAACAACTACTAACTTGTTTGCCTCATTCATATCCTGTTGATGGCTAATCCTGAGGTTTTGATGCACTGAGGATTgcagtttttgttttaatttaatttctagCATTCTTTAAAATAGTTTGATGTTATTAACTTATCATTTACTTTATTTAACCTGTATGAATGACACAATGATATTCATTGATTCAGGTCCCAGTCTATTGTCCTGAAAGTGCCACAATATTCAGTCTCAAATTGTAAATAACCTTGTGTTGTAATATATTAAAGAATGGCAGAAGGCAATACAGATGAAGTTTCTTTGTATGGAAGATGTGAGAATTACTTCCTATTTGGTGGTGAAATTTTTCTTTACAATGGATTGCGAGCTTTCTTGTATCTTGCTGCCCTTGCCTATTGTTTCATTGGGTTGTCTTCTATAACTGCTCGGTTTTTCAAATAGATGGAGAATGTTgttaaacaaacaagggaggtTGTACAAATTGATCCCATCACAAATACAGAGGTGATTAAACGGGTGAAGGTTTGGAACTATGCAGTAGCAGACATAGCTTTGCTGGCATTTGGGACAAGCTTTCCACAAATTTCCTTGGCCACTATTGATGCCATCAGGAATATTGGTCAGCTGAATGCCGGAGGTAAGCATTATTATGCAATTCTATATAACAAatgttctttatattttatatgcattttGAGTACTGGATCTCTACTACTCTCATGTAATGGCTAAATTGGTGGAGTGATCTCTAATTCTTCTGTCCATTGCATGTGTACTATGGCAAGATAATTTTCAAGCAATCACTGGAAAGTGTTTGCCTTTTTGAAGTTCTTACTATCTCGAAGGGTGAATGGACTCAAGTTGTTGACCGACATTTGTTGGATATGATTAAATGATTAACTCTATAGAAGTCACCATTTCATATATCATTTAACAGACTGGAAACTTGAGTCAGAGGTTGAAAAAGTGGCTTCATCTATGTTCAATTTATGGCTGGAAGCTTATTTGCTTGAAGGAGCTTTAATCTGTTTTGCAAGAGTTCATATGTAGCCCTGCTTTGGTTTTTATCAGTGTCCTGGCTTGCATAGTGACGGAAAATAGCTaatctttcttgttttattttacatgTGGAATATCCTTATATGTTACAACTTACATTTGATCTGTAGGTTTGGGACCTGGTACACTCGTAGGTTCTGCTGCATTTGACCTCTTTCCTATCCATGCTGTATGTGTGATAATCCCAAGAGCTGGTACTTTGAAGAAGATATCAGATATAGGTGTTTGGTTGGTAGGCCTCTTTTGGTCATTTTGGGCTTATGTTTGGCTCTACATAATACTAGAGGTCAGTTTGATCTACCTTGTTTATGATGATTTCATTTCTATACAACACTGCATGCTTGTGATGTTGAGTGAGAGACAATCTCAATGAACTGATGCTTTCTGAGCGGGACATGAAACCAAGTAATCTATTATGTGAAGTCAAGTAAATCTTCACTGCTTAAAACATTGTTGAAAGCAAATGTTGCATTTAAAATCCATGTCTAAACCAGATCAAGTCAGTGATGAAAGTATACTATGCAAGCAAAGTAATAGGGAGGAAGCATTTCTTATTAACTTTTGTGCCATATTAAGGAGAATAGCACTTTTGCTATGGACACTTGAAATACTTGGCCACAGAATCTTCTGATCTTGTAGCAGAATGAAACTTGAGAAATTCTTATAACTTCTGCTGGCCCCTCCATTCATAATGCCAGATTGAACTTCAAAGAACAAGAAATCCATATGTACTACTGAAGTAAAAgatatttaatcatttaatgcAAGGCCACTTTAACATGGTGAAATGATGTTAATAAACTTTTAGATATTTGTGAACAAATAATCCATATGCATACTTTGAGGTGACATGAGGAATATATCGGAATATATCTATATGATGCGGCTGATATCCATTCCATATGGCCAGAAGTTTTCTGTTAGAATTTGCGCAGGAAGTGACCTTGTTTTGATAAAGGGTTCCCAAGTCATTTTCCGATTAATATGCACCACCTTCATGTGATGTCCTTGGTTGTTCAATGCTTTGTCCTATTGTAGTCAAACCACACCCTTCATACACCTTATGCTTCttaattaacatttttattttgtggagccaaatatttACTGTATTATAACTGTACTCCACTTGAAATTTTGAAGTAGAGATTTCATGACTTTGTAGGTATGGACACCCAATATAATTACTCTTTGGGAAGCCCTGCTCACAGTTCTGCAGTATttattgctattatttcatGCATATGCTCAAGACAAGCGCCTGCCATACCTGTCAATTCCCTTGTAAGTTATGTCTTTAGAGTTCTATTTCCAGGCACTGCATCTGTTTTATTGGGCCAATTGAAACTTCAAATACCCATTTTTGTTACTACTAATGCATAAACATTTGTCTTGGTAAAgtcatttattttcaatttctttgttTATCTCAAATCAGTGCAAGAAGTGAGAGGCCAGAGGATTGGGTTCCAGAAGGTGATAATTCATGTAAAGCTCGCAATGCTGAACATGACGAGTGCTGCAAGATACTTGATTTGAGTGAAGGACATGGCAGCAACATAGGTAATATGTTTTCTATCCTTTCTGATAAAGACTGGTGTTTGTTAGTATTAAGCCTCCTGATTCATTTAAGTTATCTTATCCCTCCCTTCACAAAATTGTGCTAATAATGGTTACTTTGAAAGGTGGAATGttgctttaatttttgtttgttttgcagaTCAAGTCTATGAAAATTTACCAGACACTGACATTTCAGAAGCATCTGCATCAGCAAGTGGCAAAAAGTACATTGAAGAAGATTTCAATTTGTTCTCTGCATGGGGACGCCAGTTTATTGATGCTGCACTGGGTAGGTTATTACTCTTCTTAGAAGTTGATTTCAttctcaaataataataattataatacgaTGAGCATTCTTATCAAGTTACTTCCTTTCAACAGTTGGAAACCACTAAATCGAAGAAAATGAATAGTTTCTGCTTCAGGATAGCAAGAATTCTCTGGCACTCAATACTTGTACCATGGAGATTGCTGTTTGCTTTTGTTCCTCCTTATCAAATTGCTCATGGATGGATTGCTTTTATTTGCTCTCTTATTTTCATCAGTGGGATAGCTTATGTAGTGACTAAAGCTAACTGATCAAATAAGCTGCGTCACAGGTTTCTCCGTTTGACTTCTTGAAAATTTAAACTCCATTCACTTAAATGTTAATATTACCAACTGTGTTTCTAATTCGTCGGCTTTCATATATTCTTGTAGGAGTAAATCCTTATGTTATAGCATTCACAGCACTAGCTAGCGGAACATCATGGCCCGATCTAGTTGCAAGCAAGATTGCTGCTGAGCGGCAAATAACTGCAGATTCTGCCCATTGCAAACATCACATGCAGGTTCTTTCTTTCGCCAATTCCTCGATTCCTTCTCGCATTCAATGTTCGATTTACacacttctttcttttcagcAATTCGGTGAACATTTATATCGGCATTGGCATTCCATGGTTGATAGACACAGTATACAACTTTTTAATGTATAGCGAACCATTGTACATCGACAATGCACAAGGCCTCAGC
It includes:
- the LOC120262847 gene encoding LOW QUALITY PROTEIN: magnesium/proton exchanger 1-like (The sequence of the model RefSeq protein was modified relative to this genomic sequence to represent the inferred CDS: deleted 2 bases in 2 codons; substituted 1 base at 1 genomic stop codon) yields the protein MAEGNTDEVSLYGRCENYFLFGGEIFLYNGLRAFLYLAALAYCFIGLSSITARFFKXMENVVKQTREVVQIDPITNTEVIKRVKVWNYAVADIALLAFGTSFPQISLATIDAIRNIGQLNAGGLGPGTLVGSAAFDLFPIHAVCVIIPRAGTLKKISDIGVWLVGLFWSFWAYVWLYIILEVWTPNIITLWEALLTVLQYLLLLFHAYAQDKRLPYLSIPFARSERPEDWVPEGDNSCKARNAEHDECCKILDLSEGHGSNIDQVYENLPDTDISEASASASGKKYIEEDFNLFSAWGRQFIDAALLETTKSKKMNSFCFRIARILWHSILVPWRLLFAFVPPYQIAHGWIAFICSLIFISGIAYVVTKLTDQISCVTGVNPYVIAFTALASGTSWPDLVASKIAAERQITADSAIANITCSNSVNIYIGIGIPWLIDTVYNFLMYSEPLYIDNAQGLSFSLLVFFATSVGCIAVLVLRRIIFGAELGGPRLWAWLTAVYFMLLWVVFVVLSSLKVSGFI